Proteins from a genomic interval of Methanobacteriaceae archaeon:
- a CDS encoding signal peptidase I, protein MDDNNQIKEIAIYIAIIIIGVIAAQHMNVVVSGSMEPVFYRGDIVLVEKANFLGIHEFNPEDVKKGDIVIYNANWFPDPVIHRVVATGTAKNGTKYYIIKGDNNPVPDPAVVYPSQITARVITIGTQPLFIPRIGYITLWIRGL, encoded by the coding sequence ATGGATGATAATAATCAAATCAAAGAAATTGCAATTTATATCGCAATTATTATCATTGGAGTAATAGCAGCCCAGCATATGAATGTTGTGGTATCTGGAAGTATGGAACCTGTTTTTTACAGAGGCGACATAGTTCTAGTAGAAAAAGCAAATTTTTTGGGAATCCATGAGTTTAACCCGGAAGATGTTAAAAAAGGAGATATTGTAATTTACAATGCCAATTGGTTCCCTGATCCCGTCATTCACAGGGTTGTTGCCACTGGAACCGCTAAAAACGGTACAAAATATTACATTATCAAAGGAGATAATAATCCCGTGCCTGATCCCGCAGTAGTTTATCCCTCGCAAATAACAGCTAGAGTAATAACTATAGGAACTCAACCGCTTTTTATTCCTAGAATTGGGTATATAACTCTATGGATTCGGGGATTATAA
- the ilvD gene encoding dihydroxy-acid dehydratase codes for MRSDNIKKGIQRAPHRSLLRACGVTDDDFEKPFIGIANSYTDIVPGHIHLRELADTVKVGIGQAGGVPFEFNTMAICDGIAMNHDGMRYSLASREIIADTVESMAQAHSLDGLVLMPTCDKVVPGMLMAAARLDIPCIVVTGGPMMPGKFQGKSVDLINVYEGVGAVTSGKMTEEELGELERCACPGAGSCAGLFTANTMACLTEALGMSLPGCATAHAVDSKKMRIARLSGARIVEMVKEQLLPSQIMTQDAFRTSVAVDLALGGSSNTTLHIPAIASELEDKGVKVDLELFDKMSKEIPHIASISPAGEHMMLDLDRAGGIPAVLKTLASKINTQNPTCTGLSIEENLKGVEVRDETVIRSLENPVHSEGGIAVLKGNLAPNGSVIKQGAVDENMMAHTGPARVFNSEDESVEAIFNHQIKEGDIIVIRYEGPKGGPGMREMLNPTSAIVGMGIKSVALITDGRFSGGTRGPCIGHVSPEAMSDGPIAAIHDGDIIKIDIPQRILEVELSDKEIQERIASTVKPERKLKGWLARYQKLASSADKGGILR; via the coding sequence ATGAGAAGTGATAACATAAAAAAAGGCATACAAAGAGCCCCTCACCGGTCTCTACTCCGGGCCTGCGGCGTGACTGATGATGACTTTGAAAAACCATTTATAGGTATCGCCAATAGCTACACCGACATAGTACCTGGCCATATTCACCTAAGAGAGTTAGCAGATACTGTTAAAGTTGGAATAGGTCAAGCTGGCGGAGTACCATTTGAATTTAATACCATGGCCATTTGTGATGGAATTGCCATGAATCATGACGGAATGCGTTACTCACTGGCATCAAGGGAAATAATCGCAGATACTGTGGAGAGCATGGCTCAAGCCCACAGCTTAGATGGGCTGGTTTTAATGCCTACTTGCGATAAAGTAGTTCCTGGTATGCTCATGGCCGCTGCAAGGCTAGATATACCTTGTATTGTAGTTACTGGAGGACCTATGATGCCTGGAAAATTCCAAGGCAAATCTGTAGACCTCATAAATGTCTATGAAGGAGTAGGGGCTGTCACTTCTGGTAAAATGACTGAAGAAGAACTGGGTGAGTTAGAAAGATGCGCCTGTCCTGGAGCAGGATCCTGTGCTGGTTTATTCACTGCCAACACCATGGCCTGTCTCACTGAAGCTCTAGGTATGAGTTTACCCGGATGCGCTACAGCTCATGCTGTTGATTCTAAAAAAATGCGTATTGCACGATTATCTGGTGCCCGCATAGTAGAAATGGTTAAAGAACAACTATTACCTTCTCAAATAATGACTCAAGACGCATTTAGAACATCAGTAGCCGTTGATTTAGCATTAGGTGGTTCCAGTAATACTACCCTACACATTCCAGCCATTGCTAGCGAACTGGAAGATAAAGGAGTTAAAGTTGATCTGGAGCTTTTTGATAAAATGAGTAAGGAAATTCCTCACATTGCATCCATATCCCCTGCAGGAGAACACATGATGCTGGACCTGGACCGGGCCGGAGGAATTCCAGCTGTTTTAAAAACTCTGGCAAGTAAGATAAACACTCAAAATCCAACATGCACCGGCCTTTCTATAGAAGAAAATCTGAAAGGGGTGGAAGTGCGTGATGAAACAGTTATCCGGTCTCTTGAAAATCCAGTGCATAGTGAAGGAGGAATAGCTGTTCTTAAGGGCAATCTTGCACCTAATGGTTCAGTTATCAAGCAAGGTGCCGTTGATGAGAATATGATGGCCCATACTGGACCTGCTAGAGTATTTAACAGCGAAGATGAGAGTGTAGAGGCCATATTTAACCATCAGATAAAAGAAGGAGACATTATTGTCATTCGATATGAAGGCCCTAAAGGCGGTCCAGGTATGAGAGAAATGTTAAATCCAACATCCGCCATTGTGGGGATGGGAATAAAATCTGTGGCCCTTATAACAGATGGAAGGTTCTCTGGAGGAACTAGAGGTCCGTGCATTGGCCATGTATCTCCCGAAGCCATGTCAGATGGACCCATAGCCGCCATTCATGACGGAGACATTATAAAAATCGACATTCCTCAGCGAATTCTAGAAGTAGAACTTTCTGATAAAGAAATTCAAGAAAGAATTGCTTCTACAGTTAAACCTGAGCGTAAACTTAAAGGATGGCTCGCCAGATATCAAAAACTGGCCAGTTCCGCGGATAAAGGTGGAATTTTAAGGTAA
- a CDS encoding MgtC/SapB family protein, with product MDTLLILKFIIALAIGALVGIERERKSKETEFAGIRTFIFIALLGILSAYLSEIFTYFYLIAFAGLSFLVGLSYWVSTQDNGDLGLTTEVTALLTFSLGLMCYWDDGYKLAPILAIIITTLLALKPGLHKIAQKISQKEMTDTLKFLIIAFVILPLLPNQTMGPWEVFNPYQIWLMVVFISGISYAGYILMKIVGPERGLGLTGVVGGLVSSTAVVTAMAARVKESDALMKAAVFAAVVASSMMFLRIFFEVLVINPSLAPLLAAPMVVMGVLGILLGIAVWKSSAIKEMDSEITLKNPFSLKPALIFGALFILILFISKLANIYLGSRGVYLASIISGVADVDAITISMALLAQDNVLSSTTAVTAITLASISNTLVKFGIALFLGTRNFGKNLGVLFAIIILAGLLAVFFI from the coding sequence ATGGATACTTTACTGATTCTGAAGTTTATTATTGCCCTGGCCATTGGTGCACTGGTTGGTATAGAAAGGGAACGAAAAAGTAAGGAAACCGAATTTGCAGGAATAAGAACTTTCATCTTTATAGCCCTTTTAGGTATATTATCGGCCTATCTATCGGAGATATTTACTTATTTCTATTTAATAGCATTCGCAGGACTTTCATTTTTGGTAGGACTTAGTTACTGGGTCAGCACTCAAGATAATGGGGATTTAGGTCTTACTACAGAAGTAACTGCTCTTTTAACCTTTTCTCTGGGATTAATGTGCTACTGGGATGATGGATACAAGCTGGCACCTATTCTAGCCATTATAATAACTACTTTACTGGCTTTAAAACCAGGTTTACACAAAATAGCTCAAAAAATCAGCCAAAAAGAGATGACAGATACCTTAAAATTCTTGATTATTGCCTTTGTTATTTTGCCTCTTTTACCTAACCAGACCATGGGGCCCTGGGAGGTGTTTAATCCTTATCAGATATGGCTCATGGTAGTCTTTATTTCGGGAATAAGTTATGCTGGTTATATTTTGATGAAAATTGTAGGTCCTGAACGCGGTCTGGGCTTGACTGGAGTTGTGGGAGGATTAGTTTCTAGTACTGCAGTTGTCACTGCTATGGCGGCTAGAGTAAAGGAATCAGATGCTCTAATGAAAGCAGCTGTTTTTGCTGCGGTGGTGGCCAGTTCCATGATGTTTTTAAGGATATTTTTCGAGGTTCTGGTTATAAATCCTTCTCTGGCACCGCTTTTAGCAGCGCCTATGGTAGTAATGGGAGTTTTAGGAATTTTATTGGGAATTGCAGTATGGAAAAGCTCAGCGATTAAAGAGATGGATTCAGAGATTACGCTAAAAAATCCATTTTCCCTAAAACCGGCCCTGATTTTCGGAGCATTATTCATATTGATTTTGTTTATAAGTAAATTGGCCAACATTTATTTAGGGAGCAGAGGAGTTTATTTAGCAAGTATAATTTCCGGGGTGGCTGATGTGGATGCCATTACTATAAGCATGGCCCTTCTGGCTCAGGATAATGTTTTATCTTCTACTACGGCGGTCACGGCTATAACTTTGGCCAGTATATCCAATACCCTAGTTAAGTTTGGTATTGCTCTATTTTTAGGAACTAGAAATTTCGGGAAAAACTTAGGAGTTTTATTTGCTATTATTATTTTGGCAGGCCTTCTAGCAGTATTTTTCATTTAA
- a CDS encoding cupin domain-containing protein, translating into MQEDLKSIPLAIDDLIDYQEGSVVSKEIVRKETGTVTIFAFDKGEGLSEHSAPFDAMVQIVDGTALITIGGEENTVKKGEMIIMPANVPHALHAVEKYKMILTMIKSQ; encoded by the coding sequence ATGCAGGAAGACCTAAAATCAATACCACTGGCCATAGATGATTTAATAGACTATCAAGAAGGATCGGTAGTGAGTAAAGAAATAGTGAGAAAAGAGACGGGCACCGTGACTATATTTGCCTTTGATAAGGGAGAAGGCCTAAGTGAACACAGTGCTCCTTTTGATGCTATGGTGCAGATAGTTGATGGAACGGCACTGATAACCATTGGGGGAGAAGAAAATACTGTCAAAAAAGGGGAAATGATTATAATGCCCGCCAATGTTCCCCATGCTCTGCATGCTGTAGAGAAGTATAAAATGATTTTAACTATGATAAAATCCCAATAA
- a CDS encoding cupin domain-containing protein, whose protein sequence is MKITKVNEVNISKTPHKVDVRKLYDTENAVAVHITLKPGESLKRHITPVDVFFYVLGGTGVVEIGEEKEEVEKDSLIESPANIVHCWYNESHQDLHFLVIKVPRPTKDTRII, encoded by the coding sequence ATGAAAATTACTAAGGTTAATGAAGTAAATATCTCTAAAACTCCACATAAAGTAGATGTGCGTAAATTATATGATACTGAAAATGCAGTAGCAGTTCATATAACTTTAAAACCTGGTGAATCTCTTAAAAGACATATAACACCAGTTGATGTGTTTTTTTATGTTTTAGGAGGCACAGGTGTCGTGGAAATTGGGGAAGAAAAAGAAGAAGTAGAAAAAGATTCTTTAATTGAAAGCCCCGCCAATATAGTGCATTGCTGGTATAATGAGAGCCATCAGGATCTTCATTTCCTGGTTATAAAAGTTCCTCGGCCTACTAAAGATACCCGAATTATTTAA
- the hcp gene encoding hydroxylamine reductase, which produces MFCYQCSQTAKGTGCTIRGVCGKEPTVARLQDNLLFAIKGISAYLYHARELGYTDDEVDAFLERGFYSTLTNVNFDAGKFVELALEAGNMNIKTMQLLKKAHIDNYGEPVPTEVPVGAVKGPGIVATGHSLKALEELLKQTEGKGINVYTHSELLPAHGYPGLKKYKHLVGQLGGPWFDQRDTFSKYPVAIVGTSNCVLIPKDEYKERMYTVGVAELPGVQHIEDYDFTPAIEKALELGDLEEEVKETTLTTGFGASTILSLAPKIKELVEAGKIKQFILVGGCDSPLIQAKYYTEFVKNLPDTTVVLTLACGKYRFNAMDLGDIEGVPRLIDIGQCNDAIVAVDVAVALTELFGVGLNELPLTIVLSWMEQKAAAILWSLLALDLKGMYIGPILPGWANDDILNVLVENYDLKPIGDAEEDIKKIMGL; this is translated from the coding sequence ACAGGACAACCTACTGTTTGCCATTAAAGGAATAAGTGCTTACCTTTATCATGCTCGGGAATTAGGTTACACAGATGATGAAGTTGATGCATTTCTAGAAAGAGGATTTTACTCTACCTTGACCAATGTAAACTTTGATGCAGGTAAATTTGTAGAACTAGCTTTAGAAGCAGGTAATATGAATATTAAAACCATGCAACTTCTAAAAAAGGCCCATATAGACAATTATGGTGAACCTGTGCCTACGGAAGTACCTGTTGGTGCAGTGAAAGGCCCTGGAATTGTAGCCACCGGACACAGCTTAAAAGCTTTAGAAGAACTCTTAAAACAAACCGAAGGGAAAGGAATCAATGTTTACACTCACTCAGAATTGCTCCCTGCTCATGGATACCCTGGTCTTAAAAAATACAAGCATTTGGTGGGACAATTAGGAGGCCCATGGTTTGATCAAAGAGATACCTTCTCCAAATACCCAGTAGCCATTGTAGGAACTTCTAACTGTGTTCTAATTCCAAAAGACGAATACAAAGAAAGAATGTACACTGTGGGTGTAGCCGAACTTCCAGGAGTACAACACATTGAAGATTACGACTTCACTCCCGCAATTGAAAAGGCCTTAGAATTAGGTGATCTAGAAGAAGAAGTAAAAGAAACCACTTTAACCACTGGATTCGGAGCTTCAACTATCCTCTCACTAGCTCCTAAAATTAAAGAACTTGTAGAAGCTGGAAAAATCAAACAATTCATATTAGTAGGTGGATGTGACTCTCCATTAATCCAGGCCAAGTACTATACTGAATTTGTGAAAAATTTACCAGACACTACAGTGGTTTTAACCTTAGCTTGTGGTAAATACCGATTCAATGCTATGGATCTAGGAGATATTGAAGGCGTACCAAGACTAATAGACATAGGGCAATGTAATGATGCTATTGTTGCCGTGGATGTTGCTGTAGCTTTAACCGAATTATTCGGCGTAGGACTGAATGAACTACCATTAACCATTGTCCTAAGCTGGATGGAACAAAAAGCAGCCGCTATCCTCTGGAGTTTACTGGCCCTAGATCTTAAAGGAATGTACATTGGACCAATTTTACCAGGCTGGGCCAATGATGATATCCTGAATGTCTTAGTAGAAAACTATGACCTTAAACCAATCGGTGATGCAGAAGAAGATATTAAAAAAATTATGGGACTTTAA